Proteins found in one Streptococcus criceti HS-6 genomic segment:
- the birA gene encoding bifunctional biotin--[acetyl-CoA-carboxylase] ligase/biotin operon repressor BirA — MKTYKKIYKILQKANGFVSGQDLAEQLEVSRTAIWKSMKTLESKGLVIESIKNRGYRLALGDLLLPEEISQDTGLKVYFNETSASTQLDAKEGIELGHASPALYLAPNQKTARGRFARPFFSPESGGIYMSLHLQPNLPHDQTPAYTLMVASSIIKAISRLTGIDCQIKWVNDIYLGHKKLAGILTEAISSIETGLITDVIIGVGLNFLVPEFPRDLRDKATSLFTSQTPITRNQLISEIWNIFLKTPERDLIKVYKEKSLVLDKRVTFVENKLSYAGLATDITDSGQLVVQLDDGQEKCLNSGEISLSSWES; from the coding sequence ATGAAAACCTATAAAAAAATCTATAAAATTTTACAGAAAGCCAACGGTTTTGTCAGCGGACAGGATTTGGCTGAACAGCTAGAGGTTTCACGGACAGCTATTTGGAAATCTATGAAAACTCTTGAAAGCAAGGGGTTAGTTATCGAGTCCATCAAAAATCGGGGCTACCGCCTGGCTCTGGGAGATCTGCTTCTGCCAGAAGAAATTAGCCAAGACACTGGTCTTAAAGTCTATTTCAATGAGACGTCTGCCTCCACTCAGCTAGATGCCAAGGAGGGTATCGAACTAGGCCATGCTAGCCCTGCTCTCTACCTAGCTCCTAATCAAAAGACTGCTCGGGGGCGCTTCGCCCGTCCCTTCTTCTCACCTGAATCGGGCGGCATCTATATGTCTCTTCATTTACAGCCCAATCTGCCCCATGATCAGACTCCAGCCTATACCCTCATGGTCGCTTCCAGCATTATCAAGGCTATCTCTCGTTTAACAGGAATTGACTGCCAGATCAAGTGGGTCAATGATATCTATCTAGGACATAAGAAATTAGCTGGCATTCTGACTGAAGCCATTTCATCTATTGAGACGGGGCTGATTACCGATGTCATCATTGGGGTTGGGCTCAATTTTCTCGTACCAGAGTTTCCTAGGGATCTGCGCGACAAGGCTACCAGTCTCTTTACCAGTCAGACTCCGATCACACGCAATCAGCTGATTTCGGAAATCTGGAATATTTTCCTAAAGACGCCTGAACGTGATTTGATAAAGGTTTACAAAGAAAAATCACTCGTTCTGGATAAACGAGTGACTTTCGTGGAAAATAAATTATCTTATGCAGGCTTAGCGACCGACATCACTGACAGCGGTCAGCTAGTTGTGCAGCTCGATGATGGTCAGGAAAAATGCCTCAACTCCGGTGAGATTAGTCTCTCTTCTTGGGAGTCTTAG
- a CDS encoding DUF3272 family protein translates to MNRLQFISMALWCALESYFFSEALLTGHFWLAVFWAFLILRNLQKAYLADRLLKALLKSLPHGQGPKTPKKRD, encoded by the coding sequence ATGAATAGATTACAGTTTATCAGCATGGCTCTCTGGTGTGCTTTAGAAAGCTACTTCTTCAGCGAGGCCTTGCTTACAGGACATTTTTGGTTAGCAGTTTTTTGGGCCTTCCTGATTTTGCGAAATTTGCAAAAAGCTTATCTGGCAGACCGTCTGCTCAAGGCCTTGCTCAAATCTCTGCCACATGGACAGGGACCTAAGACTCCCAAGAAGAGAGACTAA
- the dnaX gene encoding DNA polymerase III subunit gamma/tau gives MYQALYRKYRSQTFEELVGQEVVATTLRQAVASGKISHAYLFSGPRGTGKTSVAKIFAKAMNCPHQVDGEPCNQCDICHDITEGSLEDVIEIDAASNNGVDEIREIRDKSTYAPSRATYKVYIIDEVHMLSTGAFNALLKTLEEPTENVVFILATTELHKIPATILSRVQRFEFKAIKQAAIRQHMAEILDKESIAYEDEALNLIARQAEGGMRDALSILDQALSLSADNQVTAAIAEEITGSVGQAALDDYLAHLIQKDSLAALTDLNTIFDSGKSMSRFATDLLDYLRDILMVQAGGQASRTSQAFQDNLNLEQGRLFAMIDRITQAMPELKNGTQPKIYAEMMTIQLAESQQVTEPAQPDASKNLEKEIQVLKREVAQLKAQVETGNFANPAPVTKPKASTNFKFKVDKAKILTIMEETVADSEKSRQYLDALKSSWNEILDSIGPQDRALLLGSEPVLANSENAILAFQAAFNAEQAMKRTDLNTMFGNIMSQAAGFSPQIMAVPKADFEKIRTEFAQKMRDQRGADTSADQTATEDEPNNLIPDGFEFLSDKLKVEED, from the coding sequence ATGTATCAAGCTCTTTATCGAAAATACCGAAGTCAAACGTTTGAGGAATTAGTCGGTCAAGAAGTGGTAGCCACTACCCTCAGGCAGGCTGTGGCTTCTGGTAAAATCAGTCATGCTTATCTCTTCTCGGGACCGCGGGGGACTGGGAAGACCAGTGTGGCTAAAATCTTTGCCAAGGCTATGAACTGTCCTCATCAGGTGGACGGTGAGCCCTGCAATCAGTGTGATATCTGCCATGATATTACCGAAGGCAGCCTAGAGGACGTGATCGAAATTGACGCTGCTTCTAACAATGGGGTAGACGAAATCCGCGAAATCCGCGACAAATCAACCTATGCACCCAGTCGAGCCACCTATAAGGTCTATATCATTGACGAAGTTCACATGCTTTCAACGGGGGCCTTCAATGCCTTGCTTAAGACCTTGGAAGAACCGACGGAGAATGTCGTTTTTATCCTAGCAACGACTGAATTGCATAAGATTCCGGCCACCATTCTCTCGCGGGTCCAGCGTTTTGAATTCAAGGCTATCAAGCAAGCGGCTATTCGCCAGCACATGGCTGAAATTTTGGACAAGGAAAGTATCGCTTATGAGGATGAGGCTCTCAACCTGATTGCCCGTCAGGCCGAAGGCGGGATGCGGGATGCCCTGTCCATCTTAGATCAAGCTCTGAGCCTGTCAGCTGACAATCAAGTTACAGCAGCTATTGCTGAGGAGATTACTGGCTCGGTCGGTCAGGCTGCTTTGGATGATTATTTGGCCCATCTCATCCAGAAAGATAGCCTAGCGGCCTTGACCGATCTTAATACGATCTTTGATAGCGGTAAGAGTATGAGTCGTTTTGCGACTGATCTCTTGGATTATCTACGGGATATTCTCATGGTACAGGCTGGCGGTCAGGCCAGTCGGACTAGTCAGGCCTTTCAGGATAATTTGAATCTGGAGCAAGGGCGGCTCTTTGCCATGATTGATAGGATTACTCAGGCTATGCCTGAGCTCAAAAACGGTACTCAGCCAAAAATCTATGCTGAGATGATGACCATTCAACTAGCTGAATCTCAGCAGGTAACAGAACCAGCCCAGCCCGATGCCTCAAAGAATCTGGAAAAAGAAATCCAAGTCCTCAAACGTGAAGTGGCTCAGCTCAAGGCCCAGGTGGAAACAGGCAACTTTGCCAACCCAGCTCCAGTTACTAAACCTAAGGCTTCCACCAACTTTAAATTCAAGGTTGATAAGGCTAAGATTTTGACCATTATGGAAGAAACAGTGGCTGACAGCGAAAAGTCCCGCCAGTATCTGGATGCACTCAAAAGCTCTTGGAATGAAATCTTGGATTCTATCGGTCCTCAGGATAGGGCCTTGCTTCTGGGTTCTGAACCAGTCCTAGCCAACAGTGAAAATGCCATTCTGGCCTTTCAGGCAGCCTTCAACGCTGAGCAGGCTATGAAACGCACCGACCTCAATACCATGTTTGGCAATATCATGAGTCAAGCGGCCGGATTCTCACCGCAAATCATGGCAGTGCCTAAGGCCGACTTTGAGAAAATCCGAACGGAATTCGCTCAAAAGATGCGCGATCAAAGGGGAGCCGACACTTCAGCCGATCAAACAGCAACAGAAGATGAGCCGAACAATCTGATTCCAGATGGTTTTGAATTTCTCTCTGACAAACTAAAAGTAGAAGAAGACTAG
- a CDS encoding GAF domain-containing protein: MTMTQKKSMYDLLLAQLEALLEGETNALANLANASALIKEALPNSVFVGFYLFDGQELILGPFQGKVSCVHIALGKGVCGESAQKNQTLIVDDVTQHANYISCDSAAMSEIVVPIYRDDQLLGVLDLDSSLTGDYDETDRVYLERFVAILLEKTDWNFAMFGVKN; this comes from the coding sequence ATGACAATGACGCAAAAAAAATCAATGTATGACCTGCTTCTAGCGCAATTGGAAGCTCTTTTAGAAGGGGAGACTAATGCCCTTGCCAATCTGGCCAATGCTTCGGCCTTGATTAAAGAAGCTCTGCCAAATTCGGTATTTGTCGGTTTTTACCTGTTTGATGGACAAGAGCTTATTCTCGGTCCTTTCCAAGGCAAGGTTTCCTGTGTTCATATTGCCCTTGGCAAGGGTGTCTGCGGCGAGTCCGCCCAGAAAAATCAGACTTTGATTGTTGACGATGTGACCCAGCACGCCAATTATATTTCCTGTGATTCAGCAGCCATGTCTGAAATTGTCGTCCCCATTTATCGAGATGACCAGCTGCTGGGGGTCCTAGATTTGGATTCGAGTCTGACTGGTGATTACGATGAGACTGATCGCGTTTATCTAGAAAGATTTGTAGCCATTCTGCTTGAGAAAACAGACTGGAATTTTGCTATGTTTGGAGTTAAGAACTAA
- a CDS encoding MIP/aquaporin family protein produces the protein MKKFFAELIGTFILVFVGTGTVAFGNGMEGIGHVGIALAFGLSIVAAAYSIGTVSGAHLNPAVSIAMFVNKRLSAKGLANYIVAQVIGALLASAFLNFLVSNSGLSVDKVGLGQNALADGVTALGGFLFEAVASFIFILVIVTVTSETKGNGQIAGIVIGLTLALMILVGLNITGLSVNPARSLAPALFIGGSALGQVWIFIVAPIVGGVLAAIVGDKLLGTED, from the coding sequence ATGAAGAAATTTTTCGCAGAATTAATTGGAACCTTTATCCTCGTTTTCGTTGGTACGGGAACGGTTGCCTTTGGCAATGGTATGGAGGGGATCGGCCATGTCGGTATCGCTCTTGCCTTCGGCTTGTCAATTGTAGCAGCGGCCTACTCAATCGGAACGGTGTCAGGTGCTCACCTCAACCCAGCGGTTTCTATCGCTATGTTTGTCAACAAGCGTCTTAGCGCCAAAGGCCTAGCAAACTATATCGTTGCTCAAGTTATTGGTGCCCTCTTGGCGTCAGCATTCCTCAACTTCTTGGTAAGTAACTCAGGGCTGTCAGTTGATAAAGTTGGTCTTGGTCAAAATGCCTTGGCTGACGGTGTAACTGCTCTGGGCGGCTTCCTTTTCGAAGCTGTTGCCAGCTTTATCTTTATCTTGGTCATCGTAACTGTAACATCTGAAACCAAAGGAAACGGCCAAATTGCTGGTATCGTTATCGGTTTGACTCTAGCCTTGATGATTCTTGTGGGGCTGAATATCACAGGACTTTCTGTCAACCCAGCACGTAGCTTGGCGCCAGCCCTCTTTATCGGAGGTTCTGCCCTCGGGCAAGTTTGGATCTTCATCGTAGCTCCAATCGTAGGTGGTGTCTTGGCTGCTATCGTTGGTGATAAATTGCTGGGAACTGAAGACTAA
- a CDS encoding methyltransferase domain-containing protein has translation MHFTVSALEQTDSLAGSFDLVCSFQIHFHWDDLSTVLREIYR, from the coding sequence ATACATTTCACTGTCTCAGCCCTTGAGCAGACCGATTCTCTAGCTGGGAGTTTTGACTTGGTTTGTAGCTTTCAAATACATTTCCACTGGGATGACTTGAGCACCGTTCTAAGAGAAATTTACCGCTGA
- a CDS encoding alpha/beta fold hydrolase, with protein sequence MYKAKNALFKRDDLEVDYLTFGLGQQPLVLISGLSLSRLRGKAWQMSFMYRLFAKDYKVYMFDRRNHIPVGYQVSDMADDLALVMTALGLKNADVVGISQGGMIAQSLAINHPELVSRLVLGVTLSRQNALVQSTIGGWIALAQKQDWENLIKDMFAKNYSETYVRKHRWLITLLAKCLKPKEVERFLILAEACLTFEVYEELQAITCPTLVLGGAKDLVVSGQASLELADKLGCPFYLYENLGHSAYSEAKDFNQRVFDFLQKENG encoded by the coding sequence ATGTATAAAGCTAAAAACGCCTTATTTAAGAGAGATGATTTAGAGGTTGATTACCTCACTTTTGGCTTGGGACAGCAGCCACTGGTTTTGATTTCGGGATTGAGCCTGTCACGTCTGCGTGGGAAGGCCTGGCAGATGTCCTTCATGTATCGTCTCTTTGCCAAAGATTATAAGGTTTATATGTTTGACCGCAGAAATCATATCCCGGTGGGCTATCAAGTATCAGATATGGCAGATGATTTAGCCCTAGTGATGACAGCGTTGGGTCTTAAAAATGCGGATGTCGTAGGAATATCACAGGGCGGTATGATTGCCCAAAGTCTAGCCATTAACCATCCAGAATTAGTTAGCCGCTTGGTTCTGGGAGTGACCTTGTCGCGGCAAAATGCTCTTGTTCAGTCAACCATTGGCGGTTGGATTGCCTTGGCGCAGAAGCAGGACTGGGAAAATTTAATCAAGGACATGTTTGCCAAAAATTATTCTGAAACCTATGTGCGAAAGCATAGATGGCTGATCACACTGCTAGCCAAATGTTTAAAGCCAAAGGAAGTTGAGCGCTTTCTGATTTTGGCAGAAGCCTGTCTGACCTTTGAGGTCTATGAAGAGCTACAGGCTATCACCTGCCCGACGCTTGTTCTTGGCGGTGCGAAAGATTTGGTGGTATCTGGTCAAGCCAGTCTAGAGCTGGCAGATAAACTGGGCTGTCCTTTCTACCTTTATGAGAATTTGGGACACTCGGCCTACAGTGAAGCTAAAGATTTTAATCAAAGAGTCTTTGATTTTTTGCAAAAGGAAAATGGCTAG
- a CDS encoding L-threonylcarbamoyladenylate synthase has product MTKHIQWDGNLSQEGLEIVKGEGGCIVCPTKVGYIIMTSDKAGLERKFAAKNRNRNKPGVVLCGSMDELRALAQLTPEIDSFYQKHWDQDILLGCILPWKEEAYAKLQAFGDGREELMTDSRRTSCFVIKFGVAGEQIAKEMWEKEGKMVYASSANPSGKGNRGKVEGIGQRIEEAVDLVIEADDYVASIQPDKNVETRYEQGVMVSMVDKDGKLIPEQGKNSRSIDNCPVVIRKGLDIDKIMMNLSDTFNSWNYRQGEYY; this is encoded by the coding sequence ATGACAAAACACATTCAATGGGACGGAAATCTTTCACAAGAAGGACTTGAGATTGTAAAGGGTGAAGGCGGCTGTATCGTCTGCCCAACCAAGGTTGGCTACATCATTATGACTAGCGACAAGGCTGGTTTAGAACGCAAGTTCGCTGCTAAAAATCGCAACCGCAACAAACCAGGTGTGGTGCTCTGCGGTAGCATGGATGAATTGCGGGCTCTGGCTCAGTTAACGCCGGAAATCGACAGCTTCTACCAAAAACATTGGGATCAAGATATCCTGCTAGGCTGTATCCTCCCTTGGAAAGAAGAAGCCTATGCTAAACTTCAGGCCTTCGGTGACGGCCGCGAAGAGCTGATGACCGATAGTCGCAGAACCTCGTGCTTTGTCATCAAATTTGGTGTAGCTGGTGAACAGATTGCCAAGGAAATGTGGGAAAAAGAAGGTAAGATGGTCTATGCTTCATCTGCTAACCCATCTGGTAAAGGTAACCGCGGTAAGGTTGAAGGCATTGGCCAACGCATCGAAGAAGCCGTTGACTTGGTTATCGAAGCAGATGACTATGTTGCTTCTATCCAACCGGATAAGAATGTTGAAACTCGCTATGAACAAGGCGTAATGGTTTCTATGGTTGACAAGGACGGTAAGCTCATCCCTGAACAAGGTAAGAACAGCCGCTCCATTGATAACTGCCCAGTCGTTATTCGCAAAGGTTTGGATATTGACAAGATTATGATGAACCTATCAGATACCTTCAATTCTTGGAATTACCGCCAAGGTGAATACTATTAA
- the leuD gene encoding 3-isopropylmalate dehydratase small subunit, which produces MEKFTVYTGTTVPLMNDNIDTDQILPKQFLKLIDKKGFGKYLMYEWRYLDDKYTENPDFIFNTAPYRKATILITGDNFGAGSSREHAAWALADYGFKVIIAGSFGDIHYNNDLNNGILPIVQPLEVRQKLAQLSPTDQVTVDLPQQKIISPVGDFDFEIDGDWKHKLLNGLDDIGITLQYEDLISDYEKHRPRYWQD; this is translated from the coding sequence ATGGAAAAATTTACCGTTTATACAGGGACCACCGTGCCTTTGATGAATGATAACATCGATACCGACCAGATCCTTCCCAAACAGTTTCTTAAGCTGATTGATAAGAAGGGTTTTGGCAAGTATCTCATGTACGAGTGGCGGTATTTAGATGACAAATATACTGAAAATCCTGATTTTATCTTCAATACCGCTCCCTACCGCAAGGCAACCATCCTGATTACCGGAGATAATTTTGGTGCCGGTTCCTCGAGGGAACACGCAGCGTGGGCCTTGGCTGATTATGGTTTCAAGGTGATCATCGCTGGCTCTTTCGGTGATATTCACTACAATAATGACCTCAATAATGGCATCCTGCCCATTGTTCAGCCCCTAGAGGTTCGTCAAAAGTTAGCCCAATTGTCACCGACAGATCAGGTCACCGTTGATTTACCACAGCAAAAGATTATCTCACCAGTCGGTGACTTTGATTTTGAGATTGATGGTGATTGGAAACACAAGCTCCTCAATGGTTTAGATGACATCGGTATCACCCTCCAGTACGAAGACTTGATCAGCGACTATGAGAAGCATCGTCCGCGTTATTGGCAGGATTAG
- the leuC gene encoding 3-isopropylmalate dehydratase large subunit, whose amino-acid sequence MSGQSIFDKVWDRHVITGKEGEPQLMYVDQHYIHEVTSPQAFDGLREAGRKVRRPDLTFGTFDHNVPTVNIYDIRDVISKAQMDALARNLKEFDIPHAAHGSASQGIVHMVGPETGRTQPGKFIVCGDSHTATHGAFGAIGFGIGTTEVEHVFATQTIWQVKPKKLLVKFVGQPHKGVYAKDYVLALIAQYGVSVGVGYVVEYTGEAVQALSMEERMTICNMSIEFGSKIGIMNPDQTTFDYIKGREQAPKGEKFDQAVADWKTLVSDSDAHYDKVIELDVSELAPMVTWGTNPSMGVAFDQPFPEIRDMNDERAYHYMDTKPGQKVEDLDIGYVFLGSCTNARLSDLKLAAKFVEGKHIAPNLTAIVVPGSRPVKTAAEKLGLDKIFTDAGFEWRDPGCSMCLGMNPDKVPAGVHCASTSNRNFEDRQGVGARTHLCSPAMAAAAAIAGHFVDVRQLPEAQ is encoded by the coding sequence ATGAGTGGACAATCAATTTTTGATAAGGTATGGGACCGCCATGTCATTACTGGTAAGGAAGGCGAACCTCAGCTGATGTATGTGGATCAGCACTACATCCATGAAGTGACCAGTCCTCAGGCCTTCGATGGCTTGAGAGAAGCAGGTCGCAAAGTGCGTAGGCCTGACTTGACCTTCGGGACCTTTGACCACAATGTGCCAACCGTTAATATCTACGATATTCGTGATGTTATTTCCAAGGCTCAGATGGATGCTTTGGCTCGCAATCTTAAGGAATTTGATATTCCCCATGCAGCTCACGGTTCTGCCAGTCAGGGTATTGTCCACATGGTTGGTCCTGAAACGGGCCGGACTCAGCCCGGTAAATTCATTGTCTGCGGTGACAGCCACACAGCAACCCACGGTGCTTTTGGGGCTATCGGATTTGGTATTGGGACAACGGAAGTTGAACATGTCTTTGCCACCCAAACCATTTGGCAGGTCAAACCCAAGAAGCTCTTGGTTAAATTTGTCGGACAGCCGCACAAGGGTGTCTATGCCAAGGATTATGTCCTAGCCCTTATTGCCCAATACGGGGTATCTGTCGGGGTCGGTTATGTGGTTGAATACACGGGAGAAGCTGTCCAAGCCCTTTCCATGGAAGAACGCATGACTATCTGCAATATGTCTATCGAATTCGGCTCCAAAATAGGTATCATGAATCCAGACCAGACCACTTTTGACTATATCAAAGGGCGGGAACAGGCTCCTAAGGGAGAAAAGTTTGATCAGGCGGTTGCCGATTGGAAGACATTGGTCTCAGACTCAGATGCCCACTATGACAAGGTCATCGAGCTTGATGTTTCTGAGCTGGCTCCCATGGTCACTTGGGGAACCAATCCTTCTATGGGCGTGGCTTTTGACCAACCCTTCCCAGAAATTCGTGATATGAACGATGAACGGGCTTATCATTACATGGACACCAAGCCCGGCCAAAAGGTTGAAGACTTAGACATTGGTTACGTCTTCCTTGGCTCCTGTACTAATGCCAGACTGAGTGACCTTAAATTGGCAGCTAAATTTGTGGAAGGTAAGCACATTGCTCCAAATCTGACGGCCATTGTAGTACCTGGCTCCAGACCAGTCAAGACAGCTGCGGAAAAGCTAGGTTTGGATAAAATCTTTACCGATGCTGGATTTGAATGGCGGGATCCTGGGTGCTCTATGTGTCTGGGTATGAATCCAGACAAGGTTCCTGCCGGTGTTCACTGTGCGTCAACCAGCAATCGTAACTTTGAAGACCGTCAAGGCGTCGGGGCTAGAACCCATCTCTGCAGTCCGGCCATGGCAGCAGCGGCAGCAATTGCCGGCCACTTTGTCGATGTTCGTCAATTACCAGAAGCTCAGTAA
- a CDS encoding DUF1294 domain-containing protein, whose protein sequence is MRLILSLGLILWNLFAFAAYGLDKRRAIKGAWRMSEKFLILLSLAGAGLGSVLAGHLFHHKTRKWYFRFSWLLGLLIDLLLIYCLWRFKNEWTINF, encoded by the coding sequence ATGCGGCTAATTTTAAGTTTAGGGCTTATTCTTTGGAATCTGTTCGCCTTTGCTGCCTATGGTCTGGATAAAAGACGGGCTATCAAGGGAGCTTGGCGTATGTCTGAAAAGTTCTTAATTTTGCTGAGTTTGGCAGGAGCAGGCCTGGGATCTGTGCTAGCTGGTCATCTGTTTCATCATAAAACTCGCAAATGGTATTTTAGATTTTCTTGGCTTCTTGGCCTGCTAATCGACTTACTCTTAATCTATTGTTTATGGAGATTTAAAAATGAGTGGACAATCAATTTTTGA
- the leuB gene encoding 3-isopropylmalate dehydrogenase encodes MTKKIVTLAGDGIGPEIMAAGLEVLEAVAKKIGFDYELDAQPFGGAGIDQAGHPLPDATLTAARSADAILLAAIGSPQYDTAPVRPEQGLLALRKELNLFANIRPVKIFEALKHLSPLKPERIAGVDFVVVRELTGGIYFGQHELKETAARDINDYSAEEIRRIIRKAFTNAQGRGKKVTSIDKQNVLATSKLWRKVAEQVAQEFPDVTLEHQLVDSAAMLMITDPARFDVVVTENLFGDILSDESSVLPGTLGVMPSASHSQDGPSLYEPIHGSAPDIAGQGIANPISMILSVAMMLRDSFDEQAGASMIEQAVDTTLKQGVLTRDLGGQATTAQMTAAIITNL; translated from the coding sequence ATGACCAAAAAAATTGTAACCTTAGCAGGGGACGGAATTGGCCCCGAGATTATGGCGGCGGGTCTGGAAGTGCTGGAAGCTGTCGCTAAGAAGATTGGTTTTGACTATGAGCTGGATGCCCAGCCTTTTGGCGGTGCAGGTATTGACCAAGCCGGTCATCCCCTACCAGACGCGACCCTGACAGCAGCCCGTTCAGCTGATGCCATTCTCTTGGCTGCTATCGGCAGCCCCCAATACGATACAGCTCCAGTTAGACCTGAGCAGGGCCTCTTAGCTCTGCGCAAGGAACTCAATCTTTTTGCCAATATTCGTCCGGTCAAAATTTTCGAGGCGCTCAAACATCTGTCCCCCCTCAAGCCTGAGCGGATTGCTGGTGTCGATTTTGTCGTAGTACGGGAACTGACCGGCGGAATCTATTTTGGTCAGCATGAGCTTAAAGAAACAGCTGCGCGTGACATCAATGATTATTCAGCTGAAGAAATTCGCCGAATTATCCGCAAAGCCTTTACCAATGCTCAAGGACGAGGCAAAAAGGTAACTAGCATTGATAAACAAAATGTCCTAGCTACTTCCAAACTCTGGCGCAAGGTTGCGGAACAAGTGGCTCAGGAATTTCCTGATGTGACATTGGAGCACCAGTTAGTCGACAGTGCTGCCATGCTGATGATTACTGACCCAGCCCGTTTCGATGTCGTCGTGACGGAAAATCTTTTCGGGGATATCCTGTCTGATGAATCATCAGTTTTACCTGGCACCCTTGGAGTCATGCCCTCAGCCAGCCATTCACAAGACGGTCCTAGTCTTTATGAACCCATCCATGGCTCGGCCCCGGATATTGCTGGTCAAGGGATTGCCAACCCTATCAGCATGATTCTTTCAGTTGCTATGATGCTGCGAGATTCCTTTGACGAGCAAGCAGGAGCATCTATGATTGAGCAAGCTGTCGATACGACCCTTAAGCAGGGTGTCCTAACCCGTGACCTAGGTGGTCAGGCAACAACGGCTCAGATGACAGCAGCGATTATTACTAACCTTTAA